The sequence below is a genomic window from Bos taurus isolate L1 Dominette 01449 registration number 42190680 breed Hereford chromosome 7, ARS-UCD2.0, whole genome shotgun sequence.
GTACTGGAAGCTGGTTCCTGTAAGTGGGGCTGTCTTTCTGCCCTGTCTGCCTGCCCCGCTTGTCgctgtctgtgtgtctctttctgcCTGCCTGTCCCGCTCCCTCTCCTATTCTCCCCTGCTCCCAGTtatgagcaaaggaagtgggaccCAGCCCTGGGGGACAGAGGGAAGCCCTTTGGGGAACCAAGGCAAGAGGGTCATCTCTGCTCTTACTTCTCCCCTGGTATATGACTCCCCTCCCAGTAATCCAGAGGCTTGTCCACCTGAGCCGAGGTGGGGAGACCTCTGGGGCTTCTGAGGGGAGGACCCCAGCCCATCAGACACATGGATCCTGACCCCAGCAGGCAGGGCACAGGGAGAAGACCCTTCTGGCCAAGAGGAAGATCCTCAAACCCAAAAGAGGGGAGAGGAACCTTCCTAACTGAGCCTCCAGCTTCCCTAAGGACAGCTCCCTGCTCCCAGCTCTGGAGGCAGTGGGGTGTCCATCCCTGAAGTGCAATAAGGGGAAAGTGACCACTGCaagtggggtgagggtgggggcgcTTTGGGCTGAAGCCCCTGCCTTTGCTCACTTCAGggcctcctccttccccccaccctaGGGCCTGGGTCAGGGGCTCCTCTCCTGCCTACCTGCTTCCTCTGCTTGCCCTCCCCCAGCCAGGGCCTGGGTCTCTTGAGTGGGTGGGGGAGGACTTGCTGCATGAGAGGCTGCTCTGTTGGGTCCCTCCGTGCTGGGAGGTGCTGGGGTCCCCAGAGCCGGCCAGAGCACAGCCAGGGAGCTGGACGGCCAGGGCTCAGGACAGGGGTCAGGGCCGTCCCCCATCCCGGAGGTGTGCTTGGGGGCCCAGCAAGTCAGCACCCCTCCCGCCCCGCTGACGGCTGCTCCTCTCCCCCCCAGCACGCAATTGCCTTCTGTTTGAAGGAGTCGGGGAGCAAACCCCCCATGGTAATGTATCCCCCACCCCAGGGTCTCAGgagtccctgcccccagcccccgctGCTGGCCTGGCTGCTCGCGGACACCTCCTCTGCCTCTTGCTGCTGCCCTTCCCCACCCTGCTCCAGGCTGGCCCCCCTCCCACACTGGCTCTGGGACCCCCCTGGCTTCACGCCCCTTCGTGGTGGAAACCCCAGGCCTCCCCACACAGCTTGCATGACCACGGACTTGGAGGCCAGCCTGACCTCTGACCTGACACGACTCCCACCCGCAGATTCGATATCGCAAGGACCGTGCGGTGGCCCGACGTGCCCCCTGCTTTCCGACGGTGACCAGCCTCCAGGACCTGGCAAGTGGGGCTGCGCTGGCCGCCACAATCCACTGCTACTGTCCCCAGCTCTTGCGACTTGAGGGTGAGTGAATGGGTCTGAGCCAGATCCTGTCCCGACGAGCCTGGCACCCAGGCCTTGGCTCCTGTCCCCAGAGTATCACAGAGACTGTTAAGTGTAGCTCCCAGGATTggcagacctgagtttgaacatCTCTCTCCTATtaatgagctgtgtgaccttgcccAAGTGTCTAAACGTCTCTGTGCTGCCTATAAttcagtgtgtgttagttgctcaatcgtgtctgacactttgtgaccccactgtagactgccaggctcctctgcccatgggattctccaggcaagaatactggagtgggttgtcatgtcttcctcctggggatcttgccaacccagggatcgaacccaggtctcctgcattgcaggaagattctttaccatctgagccatactgtgtgattccataaTTCAGTCCTGCAGCAAATGTGAGTAGAGTAGAAACTGTGTGCCAGATCCTATTGTAGGCACCAAGAGATCCAACCAAAACAATATGGacctgcccctggcctcaggcggcTCACATCCTAGTTGAGAGAGAATGAACCATAAGTTCATCTAGAGGAATATTCTGGATGTTAAGTACTTTGTCAGGTGCTGGGTAGTCAGAAGCCATTTGAGCTGAGTTCTCGGGGGACTAGCATTCCAGGCGGTGGGGACAGTAGATGCAAAGACCTGAGGGACAGCCAGCCTGTCATGACACCCACCTTATGAAGGGGGCCCGGCTCAGCTCATCAGTCGAAGGTGTCCGTGTATATTGTGTGCTGGGACCCCGTCCTCCTTCCTGGAGAGCCAGGGACCCAGGCATCCTGTCCCGACAGAGGTATGCCTCAAGGACCCCATGTCTGTGGCGGACAGCCTGTACAACCTCCAGCTGGTGCAGGATTTCTGTGCCTCCCGCCTCCCTCGGGGCTGCCCGCTGTCCTTGGAGGACCTTCTCTATGTCCCACCGCCCCTCAAGGTAAGGCTACCTCGTGGGCCTCATGGGCATCCGGGGCTGTGGGTCCGGGCGGCTGACCCTGCCTCTCGCCTCCAGGTCAACCTGATGGTGCTGCTGGCTGAGTTGTTCATGTGCTTCGAGGTGCTGAAACCCGACTTTGTGCAGGTCAAGGATCTGCCTGATGGTCACGGTAAGGCCTGGCCCcgggcctggggtggggtgaggttgAGGGGGATAGTGGGAAGACCAAGCCCTGCCTGACCCTCTGCTCTGTGTACAGCCGCCTCCCCCCAGGCCACAGAGGCCTCTACTCCCCAGAACAGCGGCAGCAGGTACATCCCCTGGTGGGTGGAGACTTCCCAGCCACGACGGGTTCCTCCTCCTGCTGGGTCCCTCCTCCTGCTGGGTTGGCTAGAGGGAAGGTGTCGGGGGGATACTCTGGTCTCCACTCccaaggggggaggggagggggatggggggACCCTTGGCTGACACACCTCTCTTGGCAGCTCTCCTGTCTTCAATTTCCGCCATCCACTCCTGTCACCTGGTGGCCCCCAGTCCCCACTCCGAGGATCCACAGGTGAGGGCAGGGGGATGGCTCGTCACTGGAgatccgcccccccccccacacccaAAGACTGCCCCTGCTGACCTCATGTGGGCACCTTGTGACCCCTCCATTGGGTCTGTCTGGTACCTGAATGACTTCCTTGGTGACATTCACTGGCCCCCACAATGACCTCCTCACAAGGACCCCCTAGTGACACCACGTGGCCCCCAGCTCTCCATCCACATAATGCCCCATCAGTGACTCACCCACTGACACCCCATAGCTTACCCCACCCAGGGTCCCCAGTGACCCCAGAATGACCACTCATCACCCCTCCCCAGGCTCGCTGAAGTCCTCCCCGTCCATGTCCCACATGGAGGCCCTCGGCAAAGCCTGGAACCGTCAGCTCAGGTGAGCACATCGAAAGGGCCCAGGCAGTGGAGTCAGAGGGGCCAGGTGGGGCCTGGACCTGTCCCAGGGGCTGACCCTTCCCTCCGGCCGCCCAGCCGTCCCCTTTCCCAGGCCGTGTCGTTCAGCACCCCCTTTGGCCTGGACAGCGACGTGGATGTTGTCATGGGAGACCCCGTCCTACTGCGCTCCGTCAGCTCAGACAGCCTGGGTCCCCAGCGCCCTGTGCCAGCCCGGACCCCCGCGCAGCCACCCCCGGAGACTGGCGACCTGCCTACCATCGAGGAGGCCCTGCAGATCATCCACAGTGCCGAGCCTCGGCTGCTCCCAGATGGGGCTGCCGATGGCAGCTTCTACCTCCACTCCCCTGAGGGGTCCTCCAAACTGCCGCTGGCTTCCCCCTACCCACTGGAGGGGTCCTCGAAACCACTGCCTGACGGGCCCACCAAAGTACCTGCCTACTTGCCCCACCCCGAGGGCCCCTCAAAACCAGCTCCCTGCCCAGCTGGGGAGGTATCAAAACCACCAGCCCTGCCTGAGGGCTCCCCAAAGGTGGCAGCTTCATCCCCAGCAGCCAGCAACTCTGAAGTGAAGATGACCAGCTTTGCTGAACGCAAGAAGCAGCTGGTGAAGGCCGAGGTCGAGGCCGGGTCCCCGGTGGCCACCCCGGGGGCACCGGAGGCCCTGAGCTCGGAGATGAGTGAGCTTGGAGCCCGGCTAGAGGAGAAACGCCGGGCCATCGAGGCCCAGAAGCGACGGATCGAGGCCATCTTTGCCAAGCACCGCCAACGACTGGGCAAGAATGCTTTCCTGCAGGTGCAGCCCCGGGAGGCCGGTGGGGaagcagaggcagagctgggcccGGCCCCTGGCGGGGAGCGGCCAGCAGGTGAGGGCCAGGGTGAGCCATCCCCACGGCCAAAGGCGGTGACCTTCTCACCAGAACTGGGCCCGGTGCCCCCCGAAGGACTGGGGGACTATAACCGGGCAGTGAGCAAGCTGAGCGCGGCGCTGAACTCTCTGCAACGGGACATGCAGAGGCTCACAGACCAGCAGCAGCGGCTCCTGGCCCCACCCGAGTCCTCCACAGTCGCCCCTACTCCCGCTGCCGCCGCGTGGGTCATCCCCGGTCCCACAGCAGGCCCCAAAGCTGCATCCCCCAGCCCCGCCCGGCGCGCCCCAGCTGCCCGGCGCAGCCACGGGCCGGGCCCCAGCCCCGGCCCCAGCCCCACACCCCGCAGCCCCAAACACGCGCGGCCAGCAGAGCTGCGGCTGGCGCCCCTGACCAGGGTGCTCACGCCCCCACACGACGTGGACAGCCTCCCCCATCTGCGCAAGTTCTCGCCGAGCCAGGTGCCGGTGCAGACGCGCTCCTCCA
It includes:
- the CAMSAP3 gene encoding calmodulin-regulated spectrin-associated protein 3 is translated as MVEAAPPGPGPLRRTFLVPEIKSLDQYDFSRAKAAASLAWVLRAAFGGAEHVPSELWEPFYTDQYAQEHVKPPVTRLLFSAELYCRAWRQALPQLEAPPSPSALLALLARRGTVPALPERPVQEADLRHQPILMGAHLAVIDALMVAFAFEWTKTLPGPLALASLEHKLLFWVDTTIRRLQEKTEQEAAQRATPAAPADGVAPAQPSCPTRWYWKLVPHAIAFCLKESGSKPPMIRYRKDRAVARRAPCFPTVTSLQDLASGAALAATIHCYCPQLLRLEEVCLKDPMSVADSLYNLQLVQDFCASRLPRGCPLSLEDLLYVPPPLKVNLMVLLAELFMCFEVLKPDFVQVKDLPDGHAASPQATEASTPQNSGSSSPVFNFRHPLLSPGGPQSPLRGSTGSLKSSPSMSHMEALGKAWNRQLSRPLSQAVSFSTPFGLDSDVDVVMGDPVLLRSVSSDSLGPQRPVPARTPAQPPPETGDLPTIEEALQIIHSAEPRLLPDGAADGSFYLHSPEGSSKLPLASPYPLEGSSKPLPDGPTKVPAYLPHPEGPSKPAPCPAGEVSKPPALPEGSPKVAASSPAASNSEVKMTSFAERKKQLVKAEVEAGSPVATPGAPEALSSEMSELGARLEEKRRAIEAQKRRIEAIFAKHRQRLGKNAFLQVQPREAGGEAEAELGPAPGGERPAGEGQGEPSPRPKAVTFSPELGPVPPEGLGDYNRAVSKLSAALNSLQRDMQRLTDQQQRLLAPPESSTVAPTPAAAAWVIPGPTAGPKAASPSPARRAPAARRSHGPGPSPGPSPTPRSPKHARPAELRLAPLTRVLTPPHDVDSLPHLRKFSPSQVPVQTRSSILLAEGPPPEEPAARPGLIEIPLSSLEEPAAEDEGDGSPPGAEDSLEEEVSSEGEPRTGLGFFYKDEDKPEDEMAQKRASLLERQQRRAEEARRRKQWQEAEKEQRREEASRLVQEEVTPSPPAPTAPTASAAIPAPAARAPAEEEVGPRRGEFTRLEYERRAQLKLMDDLDKVLRPRAAGSGGPGRGGRRAPRPRSGCCDDSALARSPARGLLGSRLSKIYSQSTLSLSTVANEGPSNLGVKRPTSRAPSPSGLMSPSRLPGSREREWDNGSNASSPASVPEYTGPRLYKEPSAKSNKFIIHNALSHCCLAGKVNEPQKNRILEEIEKSKANHFLILFRDSSCQFRALYTLSAETEELSRLAGYGPRTVTPAMVEGIYKYNSDRKRFTQIPAKTMSMSVDAFTIQGHLWQSKKPTTPKKGSSTPK